A region of Legionella donaldsonii DNA encodes the following proteins:
- a CDS encoding multidrug effflux MFS transporter — MPSEIVQNKPTPFWYLGILSTFSLLTYDLYQPALPTITQYFNTSPALGQLTLSLFFFIFGLSQLIWGPLIDHYGRRKTLAVSLAIFLIATIACIASVNIEMLIAARALQGFAICCVYVIAFSSSRDHEDSTERARMLSYLSMIVAVSPLFAPILGSIILMRYGWQTTFLVMGLIGLILLVLAKYVLHESVYWQKTETTFLLRASFATYKKIFTHRRLWLAVFIITASYSCVMIIVINASFLVIDNLAISPFNFSLLFASNGVMLVAGNYLGIRLREKKSLSWNIRVGSALMLIGSITMCFLFYIQGLSLISLAPTLLINFGVSLTNPPTFSIALTDYQQHAGTATAVLNMLRTTISAIIGGLVGGFISYYPSLLVISLFACTFISLLTSFFITES, encoded by the coding sequence ATGCCCTCTGAGATTGTTCAAAATAAACCTACCCCTTTTTGGTATTTAGGCATTTTGTCAACTTTCTCTTTGTTAACCTATGATTTATACCAACCCGCTTTACCGACAATAACGCAGTATTTTAATACAAGTCCAGCCTTAGGTCAGTTAACTTTAAGCCTATTTTTCTTTATATTTGGCCTTTCTCAACTAATATGGGGGCCTTTAATTGATCATTATGGCCGGCGGAAAACCTTGGCTGTCAGTTTGGCCATTTTTTTAATTGCGACTATTGCCTGTATTGCATCAGTTAATATTGAAATGCTAATTGCGGCAAGAGCTTTACAGGGGTTTGCCATTTGTTGTGTCTATGTAATTGCCTTTTCTTCCTCAAGAGATCATGAGGACAGTACGGAACGTGCCCGGATGCTTTCATACCTTTCCATGATTGTCGCAGTTTCACCTCTGTTTGCCCCAATTCTTGGTTCCATTATTCTGATGCGTTATGGCTGGCAGACAACGTTTTTAGTGATGGGTCTTATTGGTTTAATTCTCTTGGTGCTTGCAAAATACGTCTTACATGAATCAGTGTATTGGCAAAAAACCGAAACCACGTTTTTATTGAGAGCTTCTTTTGCTACCTATAAAAAAATCTTTACCCATCGTCGTTTGTGGCTTGCTGTTTTTATCATTACAGCGTCTTATTCTTGTGTCATGATTATAGTTATTAATGCGTCTTTTCTAGTGATCGATAACTTAGCCATTTCTCCTTTTAATTTTTCCTTATTATTTGCCAGTAATGGTGTAATGCTTGTTGCAGGTAATTATTTAGGTATTCGCTTGCGCGAAAAAAAATCATTGTCGTGGAATATTCGGGTAGGCTCTGCTTTGATGCTTATAGGTTCTATAACGATGTGCTTTCTTTTTTATATCCAAGGATTGAGTCTAATTAGTCTCGCACCGACTCTACTCATTAATTTTGGTGTGAGTCTGACTAACCCACCAACTTTTTCCATCGCACTTACTGATTACCAACAACATGCTGGGACGGCAACTGCCGTACTTAATATGTTAAGGACAACCATTTCAGCGATTATTGGTGGACTTGTTGGTGGATTTATTAGTTACTACCCTTCTTTATTGGTCATCAGTTTATTCGCATGTACATTCATTTCATTACTCACTAGTTTCTTTATTACCGAAAGTTAA
- a CDS encoding anhydro-N-acetylmuramic acid kinase has protein sequence MKLFIGLMSGTSMDGIDAALIDLSSHSFIAGITCPYNPEIKQRLLEVCNGDLYGLKQFSQLNTLLGREFAKAALELMATAKISAKNIHAIGSHGQTLCHDATADIPYTVQLGCAHTIAELTGVPVVADFRTRDLVVGGQGAPFAPLYHQALFQGQTYPLAIVNIGGIANMTYLANEHDLHGYDLGPGNCLMDAWIKKHLGHDYDKDGEWAAQGRVIEPLLDALLTDAYFKRQQPKSIGKEYFSLDWLARYLQPAYDAVDVQATLLCFTARAIAHELKAGNLSPKRLLLCGGGAHNTALLNTLTDLLPEISVDSTAALNISPDFIEAAMFAWLAEKTLTNTPVNLCQVTGSTRLIILGAIYPPGIDKGNSLRV, from the coding sequence ATGAAATTATTTATTGGCCTAATGTCTGGCACCAGTATGGATGGTATTGATGCTGCACTTATCGATTTGTCTTCCCATTCTTTCATCGCTGGAATTACCTGTCCTTACAACCCCGAAATAAAGCAGCGATTGCTCGAAGTATGCAATGGCGATCTTTATGGGTTGAAGCAGTTTAGCCAGTTAAATACGCTTTTAGGGCGAGAGTTTGCCAAAGCAGCACTTGAACTGATGGCTACAGCAAAAATAAGTGCTAAAAATATCCATGCTATTGGCAGTCACGGGCAAACACTCTGCCACGATGCTACCGCAGATATTCCCTATACAGTGCAATTAGGTTGTGCTCATACGATTGCCGAGTTGACTGGAGTTCCTGTAGTGGCTGATTTCAGAACGCGTGATTTAGTTGTTGGCGGGCAGGGGGCTCCTTTTGCCCCCTTGTATCATCAAGCTTTATTTCAAGGCCAGACATACCCTTTAGCGATTGTTAATATTGGTGGTATTGCCAATATGACTTATCTTGCCAACGAGCATGATCTTCATGGTTATGATCTAGGTCCAGGAAACTGCCTAATGGATGCGTGGATTAAAAAACATCTGGGTCATGATTATGATAAAGATGGGGAATGGGCTGCGCAAGGGCGGGTAATAGAGCCCCTCCTTGATGCACTTTTAACTGATGCTTATTTTAAACGACAGCAACCAAAAAGTATTGGGAAAGAATATTTTTCACTGGATTGGTTAGCAAGGTATCTCCAACCAGCTTATGATGCTGTTGATGTACAAGCGACCTTACTTTGCTTTACGGCTCGAGCAATTGCGCATGAGCTAAAGGCCGGTAATTTATCTCCCAAACGTCTCTTGCTGTGTGGTGGCGGTGCCCACAATACGGCACTTCTTAATACGCTTACTGATTTGTTACCTGAAATAAGCGTGGACAGTACAGCCGCCCTCAATATTAGCCCAGATTTTATAGAGGCAGCAATGTTCGCTTGGCTGGCAGAAAAAACTCTAACCAATACTCCGGTTAATCTTTGTCAAGTCACTGGTTCTACTCGTTTAATAATATTGGGAGCAATCTATCCGCCAGGCATTGACAAAGGAAATTCGCTTAGGGTGTAA
- a CDS encoding MFS transporter — MLDTHQLHHAQPNKLSAYLVFLLSATFYLYEFVLQVAPSVMAESMMKTFQVSAAGFGIISAFYFYAYAPMQLPAGLLFDRYGPRKLMTSALTLCAVGSFFFASTDSLFTAALGRFLIGIASAFSFIGVLVLVSRWFPPQQFALLAGIAQSMSSIGAMFGEMPLAALIEQVGWRNASFILAFIGLCLAALIWFVIRDYPHQPTQPAPKRQFRDEWRRLLDVCSRSYTWIIGAYSFAIWTPIAVFAALWGVPYLQQKFQISVMVASGLCSMIWLGIGIGSPLLGWVSDRCNSRRLALAISSIFGLISTLVLLYFPDVPLNWMYVVLFFLGFGAGGQTVSFAVVKDNNPPELVGTASGFNNLSVLLGGAIFQPLVGVILHHSESWLVNDIPVYSVESYNRALLVMPCCFLASLIIAIFILKESHPGRAHS, encoded by the coding sequence ATCTTGGACACACATCAATTACATCATGCTCAACCTAATAAATTAAGTGCTTACCTCGTTTTTTTGCTGTCTGCCACTTTTTACTTGTATGAGTTTGTGCTGCAAGTTGCCCCCAGCGTTATGGCTGAGTCAATGATGAAAACCTTTCAGGTCAGTGCAGCTGGTTTTGGTATTATTTCTGCCTTTTATTTTTATGCCTATGCACCTATGCAATTACCAGCAGGTTTACTGTTTGATCGGTACGGTCCACGAAAATTAATGACCTCTGCCTTGACTTTATGCGCGGTTGGCTCTTTCTTTTTTGCTTCAACTGATAGTTTGTTTACAGCAGCTTTAGGACGTTTTCTTATTGGTATTGCTTCTGCGTTTTCGTTTATTGGTGTCCTGGTTTTGGTTTCACGTTGGTTCCCACCACAACAATTTGCTCTGTTGGCTGGTATCGCTCAATCAATGAGCTCAATCGGGGCTATGTTTGGAGAAATGCCTTTAGCTGCTTTAATTGAACAAGTAGGTTGGCGTAATGCCAGCTTTATTCTGGCTTTTATTGGGTTATGTTTAGCAGCTCTTATTTGGTTTGTTATAAGAGATTATCCTCACCAGCCCACTCAGCCTGCACCAAAACGACAGTTTCGGGATGAATGGCGCCGTTTATTAGATGTTTGCAGCCGCTCTTATACTTGGATAATTGGTGCTTATTCCTTCGCTATATGGACTCCTATCGCAGTTTTCGCAGCGTTATGGGGAGTTCCTTATTTGCAACAAAAATTTCAAATTTCGGTGATGGTGGCATCAGGCTTATGTAGCATGATTTGGCTTGGGATAGGCATAGGCAGTCCGTTGTTAGGTTGGGTTAGTGATCGTTGCAATAGTCGGCGCCTGGCACTGGCTATTAGTTCCATTTTTGGTCTTATATCTACTTTAGTTTTGTTGTATTTCCCTGATGTCCCTCTCAATTGGATGTACGTAGTGTTATTTTTTTTAGGATTTGGCGCAGGCGGACAGACTGTCAGTTTTGCTGTTGTGAAGGATAATAACCCTCCTGAGCTTGTCGGAACAGCTTCTGGCTTTAATAATCTTTCAGTACTCTTAGGTGGTGCAATTTTCCAACCCCTCGTAGGCGTCATCCTTCATCATAGTGAGAGTTGGTTAGTAAATGACATACCTGTTTACAGTGTTGAAAGTTATAATCGAGCATTGTTGGTTATGCCTTGCTGTTTTCTTGCCAGTTTAATAATAGCGATCTTTATATTAAAAGAATCACACCCTGGTAGAGCTCATTCATGA
- a CDS encoding phosphoribosyltransferase, which yields MKDNFSAKVITLHEIYENSYKLAKVIMQSPYKFDIVVAIARGGFPTARFICDFLNIRQLCSMQIVHYRGGAVKKEKTEIISPINISVKEKNILIVDDVNDTGETLKAAYDHIQSLEPALFKIAVLHEKSTTLFKADFVASHQTKWKWLTYQWAVTEDIISFLEKDNMLGEDEALSREHLYKKYKIKISKKAFQQILGMQGNYL from the coding sequence ATGAAAGATAATTTTTCGGCAAAAGTAATAACACTTCATGAAATATATGAAAACAGTTACAAACTGGCCAAGGTTATTATGCAATCTCCCTACAAATTTGATATTGTAGTTGCAATAGCCAGAGGTGGATTTCCTACAGCACGATTTATTTGTGATTTTTTAAATATTCGTCAATTATGCTCAATGCAAATCGTTCATTATCGTGGTGGTGCGGTTAAAAAAGAAAAAACGGAAATCATCTCTCCCATCAATATCAGCGTTAAAGAAAAGAATATATTAATCGTTGATGATGTGAATGATACAGGTGAAACACTTAAAGCTGCTTATGACCATATTCAATCATTAGAACCTGCCTTATTTAAAATCGCTGTTCTTCATGAAAAGTCAACGACTCTATTTAAAGCAGATTTTGTAGCTTCTCACCAGACAAAATGGAAATGGTTAACGTATCAATGGGCTGTAACAGAAGATATTATATCCTTTCTTGAAAAGGACAACATGCTGGGGGAAGATGAAGCGCTTTCTCGGGAGCACTTATATAAGAAATATAAGATTAAAATAAGTAAAAAAGCTTTCCAACAAATACTGGGTATGCAGGGCAACTATCTTTAA
- a CDS encoding tetratricopeptide repeat protein: protein MKTARGLVVTTDSTQAIGDIDYFHQQIVSSGKSADAVLEAAKNHVDNLLIQTYAAAFYLYGQEHTATNNATAYLLQAEKCLRTANLREKMTYQAVRAWQRLDYECAISLFTSIAALFPRDTLAIKFAEWLFYCSGQAFQAKRFLALCEKSAPENQDDSHFLAIHSFALELCGHYSQAKVMAERAIDMDLLTPWAHHTLAHVYLLQNDISSGISCLRKLQPSWDKILPLLKGHNSWHLALFYLANRKKTETIELFNSSIFGIWPDTVLEQLDAISLLWRLDMAGFPQDDLFKEIADHLNQHPYEQYTGFNSIHFLYCLARIDDEKAINRALETMITYAKALQPGYAQNLWHNVTLPFCKGILAFVRKDYHAACDMLAPIITDCFQMGGSDAQDELFLQTYLLSLLRSKRQVEAEQFFAKYLSHYKNTPLAEYWFTNRH from the coding sequence ATGAAAACAGCAAGAGGGTTAGTCGTTACAACTGATTCTACGCAAGCCATTGGAGATATTGATTATTTTCACCAACAAATAGTAAGCTCCGGGAAATCTGCTGATGCCGTATTGGAAGCAGCCAAAAACCATGTTGATAATTTACTGATTCAAACTTATGCAGCAGCCTTTTATTTATATGGACAAGAGCATACTGCAACCAATAATGCGACAGCTTATTTATTACAAGCTGAAAAATGCCTGCGAACTGCCAATTTACGTGAAAAAATGACTTATCAAGCAGTACGTGCCTGGCAGCGATTGGATTATGAGTGTGCTATCAGCCTGTTTACCAGTATTGCTGCACTTTTCCCGCGCGATACCCTGGCAATAAAATTTGCTGAATGGCTTTTTTATTGCAGTGGTCAAGCTTTTCAAGCAAAGCGCTTCCTAGCACTTTGTGAAAAAAGTGCACCAGAAAATCAAGATGACTCTCATTTTTTAGCTATCCATTCATTTGCCCTTGAATTATGCGGCCACTATAGTCAGGCAAAAGTGATGGCAGAGCGAGCAATTGATATGGATTTACTTACTCCATGGGCGCATCATACTTTGGCACATGTTTATCTCTTGCAGAATGACATTAGCAGCGGAATCAGCTGTTTACGAAAATTACAGCCCAGCTGGGATAAGATTTTGCCTTTACTTAAAGGACATAATAGTTGGCATCTTGCCTTATTTTATTTGGCAAATCGTAAAAAAACCGAAACAATAGAGCTTTTTAATTCAAGTATTTTTGGTATCTGGCCTGATACCGTATTGGAGCAGCTTGATGCCATTTCCTTGCTCTGGCGCCTGGATATGGCAGGGTTTCCACAGGATGATTTATTTAAGGAGATTGCTGACCATCTAAATCAACATCCTTATGAACAGTATACTGGTTTTAATAGCATTCACTTTTTGTATTGTCTTGCAAGAATTGACGATGAAAAGGCTATTAATCGGGCTTTAGAGACAATGATAACCTATGCAAAAGCACTCCAGCCTGGTTATGCACAGAATTTGTGGCACAATGTTACTCTGCCTTTTTGCAAAGGGATATTGGCCTTCGTGCGAAAGGATTATCATGCTGCCTGTGATATGCTTGCGCCTATTATAACTGATTGCTTCCAAATGGGGGGAAGTGATGCTCAGGATGAACTGTTTCTGCAAACTTATTTACTCAGCCTCTTGCGTTCTAAAAGGCAGGTAGAAGCGGAGCAGTTTTTTGCCAAGTATCTATCTCACTACAAAAATACACCTTTGGCAGAGTATTGGTTTACCAATAGGCACTAA
- a CDS encoding response regulator has protein sequence MSPTKRKDIAEEHSNLQQYYMDIIACMPNIVYILDNNCVFTGGNSNFLKLLGLKRTEELVGNTYKQIIKLVPWSEERMQLFKRDDINVLLSGEAVYNEEEAPVFDQQRGIIHYLSTRIPLFDKDKNVIGLVGILVDISERKKMEEQLSKIKEQLQKNNAKPQEALVNMDDKKIPKVLMIEDNTIAQKAAQSLLMQLDCQVDVAESGDKAVELFKPGKYDLVFMDIGLEDTSGYVVAKKIRQIEKDTGQRVPIIALTGYEADVVKYDCVDYFMEGALTKPLTSEQAKQIIQHYIYHIDIPVRGLKSIQQPE, from the coding sequence ATGTCCCCGACCAAAAGAAAAGATATTGCCGAAGAACATAGCAATTTGCAGCAATATTACATGGACATCATCGCGTGCATGCCCAATATCGTATATATTTTAGATAATAACTGCGTCTTTACAGGTGGAAATAGTAATTTTCTTAAGTTACTGGGTCTTAAACGTACAGAAGAATTGGTTGGTAACACCTACAAACAAATAATAAAACTCGTTCCCTGGTCAGAAGAACGAATGCAATTATTCAAGCGTGATGACATTAATGTTTTGCTTTCTGGTGAGGCGGTTTATAACGAAGAAGAAGCCCCCGTTTTCGATCAACAACGAGGTATTATTCATTATCTTTCTACCCGGATCCCTTTGTTTGATAAAGATAAAAATGTGATTGGTTTGGTTGGTATTTTGGTGGATATTAGCGAACGTAAGAAAATGGAAGAGCAATTAAGTAAAATAAAAGAGCAATTGCAAAAGAATAATGCCAAACCACAAGAGGCCTTAGTGAATATGGACGATAAAAAGATCCCTAAGGTATTAATGATTGAGGATAATACTATTGCACAAAAAGCTGCTCAATCTTTGCTAATGCAGTTAGATTGTCAAGTAGACGTAGCCGAGTCTGGCGATAAAGCAGTAGAGCTATTTAAGCCCGGTAAGTATGATTTGGTGTTTATGGATATCGGGTTAGAAGATACTTCTGGTTATGTTGTCGCAAAAAAAATCAGACAAATAGAGAAAGATACTGGCCAGCGCGTTCCAATCATCGCATTGACAGGTTATGAAGCTGATGTCGTTAAATATGACTGTGTTGATTATTTTATGGAAGGGGCGCTAACTAAACCCCTAACCAGTGAGCAGGCCAAGCAGATCATCCAACACTATATATATCATATTGATATACCTGTTCGCGGGCTTAAGAGTATTCAACAGCCAGAGTGA
- a CDS encoding TolC family protein, with amino-acid sequence MQHLVKAFLLTFILAGCAYHNPYPKPSVKVANQWSVTDRNIISTDEKNMPYIAWWRGFKDPTLNQFIARGLQCNTSLNMSRGHIEAAQGELKKVRYQWIPTLDMMLGYSRNPATGFPGTLAVLIPNYTMNIFHQIKEQKIAKYKLEQIKAEDDALKLVIISQITASYFTYLAEKERKQLLQTLADDLAHLAQVANKVYKGGLSSEIEQEELYSEAETIRGEVEVAERNIIISRNALRYLINQNPGAIKTSAKFLQFNNRHLIPGSLPLTVLENRPDMQMAANRLRASNEGIGLAASNLLPTIQLDLIDGLVAGDSRYEVPREHVYFNDQLLKIPLIRMSVLGEISRARGLNKVSYFNYIDTLQKALRDTTNALAENERLTNKFRQTTLAQKRVAKAYDLNNRLYQRGIQNYVETLKSKVLLDKININLNQDKLQQLITVVKLYQELAGGYRADEAIPKANHLRQTA; translated from the coding sequence ATGCAACACCTGGTTAAAGCTTTTTTATTAACATTTATTTTAGCCGGATGTGCTTATCATAATCCCTACCCTAAACCTAGTGTTAAAGTTGCCAATCAATGGTCTGTAACTGACAGAAATATTATTTCTACAGACGAAAAAAATATGCCTTATATAGCCTGGTGGCGTGGTTTTAAAGATCCGACACTTAATCAGTTTATTGCCAGAGGTTTGCAGTGTAATACCAGCCTTAATATGTCACGAGGTCATATAGAGGCAGCACAAGGAGAACTTAAAAAGGTTCGTTATCAATGGATCCCAACTCTAGACATGATGCTAGGTTATTCCAGAAATCCAGCAACCGGATTTCCTGGTACTCTGGCTGTCCTAATTCCCAATTATACGATGAATATCTTTCATCAAATTAAAGAACAAAAAATAGCAAAATATAAATTAGAGCAAATCAAAGCCGAAGATGATGCTCTTAAATTGGTCATTATTTCCCAAATTACGGCAAGCTATTTTACCTATCTGGCTGAAAAAGAACGTAAACAACTTTTGCAGACTTTGGCTGACGATCTTGCTCATCTCGCGCAGGTTGCTAATAAGGTTTATAAGGGGGGCTTGAGTTCGGAAATTGAACAGGAAGAATTGTATAGCGAAGCGGAGACAATCCGAGGGGAAGTAGAGGTTGCCGAGCGTAATATCATTATTAGTCGTAATGCCTTGCGTTATCTAATTAATCAAAATCCAGGTGCAATAAAAACTTCAGCAAAATTTTTACAATTTAATAACCGCCATTTAATACCGGGTTCCCTACCGTTAACAGTTCTTGAAAATAGACCTGATATGCAAATGGCTGCAAATCGCTTACGCGCTTCTAACGAAGGCATAGGATTGGCGGCCTCTAATCTTTTACCCACTATCCAATTAGATTTGATTGATGGCCTGGTTGCTGGTGATAGCCGTTATGAGGTACCAAGAGAGCATGTTTATTTTAATGATCAATTATTAAAAATTCCTTTGATCCGCATGTCGGTTCTTGGGGAAATTTCCAGGGCACGTGGCTTAAATAAGGTTTCTTATTTCAACTATATTGATACCCTGCAAAAAGCTTTGAGAGATACTACGAATGCTCTAGCAGAAAATGAGCGCTTAACCAATAAATTTCGGCAGACAACTCTGGCACAAAAACGCGTCGCAAAGGCATACGATTTAAATAATCGTTTATACCAGCGTGGCATCCAGAATTATGTAGAAACCTTGAAGAGCAAAGTTCTCCTGGATAAGATAAACATCAATTTAAACCAAGATAAGTTGCAGCAACTCATAACGGTAGTTAAGCTCTATCAAGAATTAGCAGGTGGATATCGTGCGGATGAGGCAATACCAAAGGCTAATCATTTACGACAAACAGCCTAA
- a CDS encoding FUSC family protein, whose product MRGWLGNQTFTYLELRCIQISTVFFFTFFVQEWLRYPRAGWTGFAVMMIYAGFDNGTTIFRAYQRFLGVLLGLFSGYILWFIGHVDYRTLIIILPMTVFFAFFLVGREYSVPTVFTVNASVIGAGYFSTENSLTVTYYIIDYTLCTVIAFGIILIFEYFWFRRYKLMERFINQTQSEVINDLYTLVKLLNQGKIQRTEWFRACIKLTESLFAVNMLIRNAQFIIKSEGAVGDTFNQFVELTNRIFIGLKALYMAYYTKRYHKFDYFQLLQQVQADLVRLKAFVIGVEKMDLSDGVMHATPG is encoded by the coding sequence ATGCGCGGATGGCTAGGAAACCAGACCTTTACTTACCTTGAATTGCGCTGCATACAAATTAGTACTGTGTTTTTCTTTACTTTTTTTGTGCAGGAATGGCTAAGGTATCCGCGCGCTGGCTGGACTGGCTTTGCGGTAATGATGATTTATGCTGGTTTCGACAATGGGACAACTATCTTTCGTGCCTATCAGCGCTTCCTGGGAGTGCTTTTAGGTCTATTTAGCGGCTATATACTATGGTTTATAGGCCATGTTGACTATCGAACCCTAATTATTATTCTCCCTATGACTGTGTTTTTTGCTTTTTTCCTGGTGGGGCGTGAGTATAGTGTTCCAACTGTATTCACAGTGAATGCGTCGGTGATTGGCGCCGGCTATTTTAGTACAGAGAATTCGCTGACAGTAACCTACTACATCATTGATTATACTCTTTGTACCGTGATTGCTTTTGGCATTATTTTAATTTTTGAATATTTTTGGTTTCGTCGCTATAAGTTGATGGAACGCTTTATTAACCAGACACAATCGGAGGTGATTAACGATCTTTATACGTTAGTTAAATTATTAAATCAGGGAAAAATTCAACGAACAGAATGGTTTAGAGCATGTATTAAATTGACGGAAAGCCTCTTTGCGGTGAATATGTTAATAAGGAATGCCCAATTTATAATTAAATCGGAAGGTGCAGTGGGAGATACGTTTAATCAGTTTGTTGAATTAACTAATCGCATTTTTATTGGCCTTAAAGCTCTCTATATGGCCTATTATACTAAACGTTATCATAAATTCGATTACTTTCAGTTATTGCAACAGGTACAGGCTGATTTAGTACGTTTAAAAGCTTTTGTTATTGGCGTAGAGAAAATGGATTTAAGCGACGGAGTAATGCATGCAACACCTGGTTAA
- a CDS encoding FUSC family protein, whose amino-acid sequence MFISRLKDKIAAYDKYKEHRTNGLKALFVLELMILFNLFSSMHNPYFYFFYVPITCLTAETAGTTLKEKYVFLLWTLLGSALSIFLFGVFSVYNVFFIFFVFFYTLALYFIVLHTLKRMLVIVPLMLSLASYSLIYGLDADSNFYIAVNNALQTIAATVVIFAGLSIFPKSYYFEIWFSAFREVITNLETLSGKLCKGEVETIAIFPGIITMERYAKMLPKKIKCFSVLKITLLAFELILTMSYLLSFQKQLRIEYVAVLHTYLARLAEASKNRQPVIFTQQELPAFNETHELRLLYQLILSWNYLCADG is encoded by the coding sequence ATGTTTATATCTCGACTAAAAGATAAGATTGCTGCCTACGATAAATATAAAGAACATCGTACTAATGGGTTAAAGGCTTTATTTGTCTTGGAACTCATGATTCTGTTCAACCTTTTTTCCTCTATGCACAATCCTTATTTTTATTTTTTTTATGTTCCGATCACTTGCCTTACAGCCGAAACTGCTGGGACTACGCTAAAAGAAAAATATGTATTTTTGTTATGGACTCTTCTTGGTAGTGCTTTATCGATCTTTCTCTTTGGTGTCTTTTCTGTTTATAACGTTTTTTTTATTTTTTTTGTTTTTTTCTACACCCTGGCACTTTATTTTATTGTGCTGCATACCCTGAAAAGAATGCTTGTTATTGTTCCTTTAATGTTAAGTCTGGCCTCTTATTCCCTCATTTATGGGCTTGATGCAGATAGTAATTTTTATATTGCTGTCAATAATGCCTTACAAACCATTGCTGCTACTGTAGTTATTTTTGCTGGCTTGTCTATTTTTCCCAAAAGCTACTATTTTGAAATTTGGTTCAGTGCATTTCGTGAGGTCATTACTAATCTAGAAACACTCTCTGGTAAACTTTGTAAAGGAGAAGTTGAAACCATCGCTATTTTCCCAGGCATTATTACAATGGAGCGTTATGCCAAAATGTTGCCTAAAAAAATTAAATGTTTCAGTGTATTAAAAATAACTCTCCTGGCTTTTGAATTGATCTTGACGATGTCTTATTTATTATCTTTTCAAAAGCAACTGCGCATAGAATACGTCGCTGTTTTACATACCTATCTTGCACGTCTCGCCGAGGCTTCTAAAAACAGGCAGCCTGTTATTTTTACTCAACAAGAGTTACCTGCGTTTAACGAAACACATGAGTTACGTCTTCTATATCAATTAATTTTAAGCTGGAATTATTTATGCGCGGATGGCTAG
- a CDS encoding efflux RND transporter periplasmic adaptor subunit, which yields MPLFFKRWKSHLSLPVLVVGLALLIGIFHLFSYLIPFTDNAFVVTNVTPVAADVSGFITDIYVKNGQHVKKNDRIFTVYRVPYQLAYQQASADYQEGLKKITVFQKEIEKTMALIRATDAELDKAKYALGLKKDKNVAEAVSILEIKNLSYDVTTLSNKRASLLQEVEILQAKIEQQKHTVASLKAKKNQAKINLDLTVVRAPGDGVIDNMYVSPNTPIEIHKPVFSFIDTSNFYIQANFNETDLRNVRPGDKAYIILRMYYFDKLFHGEVVNSLWPAERQVTAQKSQLQVVSNQNEWLLLPQRFPLQIKILDPDPNYPLNPGASAYVYISTKR from the coding sequence ATGCCTCTTTTTTTTAAACGATGGAAAAGTCATCTTAGTTTGCCAGTTCTTGTTGTCGGTTTGGCACTTCTTATTGGTATCTTCCATCTATTTTCGTATTTAATTCCCTTTACTGATAATGCTTTTGTCGTAACCAATGTCACACCGGTAGCAGCTGATGTCTCGGGTTTTATTACCGACATTTATGTAAAAAACGGTCAGCACGTCAAAAAAAATGATCGCATATTTACAGTGTATCGAGTTCCTTATCAATTAGCTTATCAGCAAGCTAGTGCGGATTATCAGGAGGGTTTAAAGAAAATCACTGTATTTCAAAAGGAAATTGAGAAAACGATGGCTCTAATTAGAGCAACTGATGCCGAGTTAGATAAGGCTAAATATGCTCTGGGTTTAAAAAAAGATAAAAATGTGGCTGAAGCAGTTTCCATTCTCGAAATTAAAAACCTTTCTTATGATGTAACTACGCTAAGTAATAAACGTGCGTCCTTATTACAAGAGGTAGAAATATTACAGGCTAAAATTGAGCAGCAAAAACATACGGTTGCTAGTCTTAAAGCTAAAAAAAATCAAGCCAAGATTAATCTTGATTTGACTGTGGTAAGGGCTCCGGGAGATGGCGTAATAGATAATATGTACGTCTCCCCTAATACACCGATTGAAATTCATAAACCTGTGTTTTCGTTTATAGACACATCAAATTTTTATATTCAAGCCAATTTTAATGAAACTGATTTACGTAATGTACGCCCGGGCGATAAGGCTTATATTATTTTACGTATGTATTATTTTGACAAACTATTTCATGGTGAAGTAGTTAACTCCCTATGGCCAGCAGAAAGACAGGTGACGGCTCAAAAAAGCCAGCTGCAGGTTGTTTCCAATCAGAATGAATGGTTATTACTGCCGCAGCGATTCCCTTTGCAAATCAAAATATTAGATCCCGATCCAAATTATCCTCTAAACCCTGGCGCAAGTGCTTATGTTTATATCTCGACTAAAAGATAA